The following proteins are encoded in a genomic region of Dokdonia donghaensis DSW-1:
- a CDS encoding PepSY-associated TM helix domain-containing protein, which produces MTFKKFAFQLHKILGLATGIVVFIVAITGCCWAFREEIESLYDDYKKVTPQEQAILTPTQAKELAEAVLPNNTVHGTIFKKKDDAIEVIFYDEEPEFYQSVFLNPYSGEVIQVDDHLSGFFAFILKGHMRLWLPKAIGEQVVGVSILLFILIIISGFIIWIPKKRKNLKQRLKFDWKKTTRWKRKNFDLHTVTGFYICSFALIVAFTGSMISYNWLKYVVYKSTGGEKSPYFIIPENESQLAQRETTVPMDYLITKLSIENPEAVSYELHYPTSPEESIYVEVSNSKGLYYDSDYRFFDQNTLEELETPSIYGKYSNAGFADKIQRMNYDIHIGAIGGIVGKIIAFLVSLLVATLPVTGVLLWYGRHYKKKKPLPQVKA; this is translated from the coding sequence ATGACGTTTAAAAAATTTGCATTTCAGCTTCATAAAATCTTGGGGCTAGCCACAGGTATTGTAGTTTTTATAGTAGCCATCACAGGTTGCTGTTGGGCATTTAGAGAAGAGATAGAAAGCCTTTATGACGATTATAAAAAAGTAACCCCTCAAGAGCAAGCCATCTTAACCCCCACACAGGCAAAAGAACTTGCAGAGGCCGTACTGCCTAACAATACCGTGCACGGCACTATCTTTAAGAAAAAAGACGACGCCATAGAGGTTATCTTTTATGACGAAGAACCCGAGTTTTACCAGAGCGTTTTTTTAAACCCTTACTCTGGAGAGGTGATACAAGTAGATGATCATCTTTCTGGATTTTTTGCATTTATATTAAAAGGTCATATGCGACTATGGCTACCTAAGGCTATAGGTGAGCAAGTAGTAGGTGTCTCTATATTACTTTTTATACTCATCATTATCTCAGGTTTTATAATCTGGATACCTAAAAAGCGTAAGAATCTTAAACAGCGCCTCAAATTTGATTGGAAAAAAACCACCCGCTGGAAGCGCAAAAACTTTGACCTGCATACCGTTACCGGCTTTTACATTTGCTCCTTTGCATTAATAGTGGCTTTTACAGGCTCTATGATATCATACAACTGGTTAAAGTATGTGGTGTATAAATCTACGGGAGGAGAAAAAAGCCCCTACTTTATCATACCAGAAAACGAGAGCCAGCTCGCACAAAGAGAAACCACCGTGCCTATGGATTACCTCATCACAAAACTATCTATAGAAAATCCGGAGGCCGTGAGCTACGAGCTGCACTACCCTACCAGCCCAGAGGAAAGTATCTATGTAGAAGTCTCAAACAGCAAAGGCCTGTACTACGACTCAGATTACCGTTTTTTTGATCAAAACACGCTAGAAGAGCTGGAGACACCCAGCATTTATGGCAAGTACAGTAATGCCGGATTTGCAGATAAAATACAGCGTATGAATTATGACATACACATAGGAGCCATAGGCGGTATTGTAGGTAAAATCATTGCCTTTTTAGTAAGCCTGCTCGTCGCTACCTTACCTGTTACCGGTGTCTTACTTTGGTACGGGAGACATTACAAAAAGAAAAAGCCTCTACCTCAAGTAAAGGCATAA
- a CDS encoding ATP-binding protein, translated as MSDDVTYKIRPAARLIHTIGSDLIGDSYAALVELVKNSYDADASKVDIVFKYTKIENERALIISIKDDGHGMDFDTVINKWLVPATNDKLKRKVSKKGKRTLQGRKGIGRFAASILGQEMTLSTVDENGEKSEAVIDWRIFKSDDYLENIELLVEKKETSEPSGTEILIIAKDEKYTDIIINEDNAEETIEKIDSKSSYWNRETLKQLVNELRKLISPFEESTEDKFTINLAFENSPFPEIDENFTIDTYPIIKFYDYRISGIISNEGEAILIFENNINPDAVQKETITKKFELTENNKYCGLIKIDFRVFDREPDAIDNLINKGLIDPVSKKYMGKNEARRELNDVYGVNVYKNSFRIRPYGNGGIDWLDLDKKRIQNMTQKLGNNQVVGFVTIQSEEKSGLEEKSARDGLKENEHYSGLKELAQKALFELEIRRLAYRIKSEKSRGKSTKVQDTINSLFSLAEVKSSIGKKLSEFKIDKKAIDEIDKILTDEEEKNAELKEEIEKTIAIYQGQATLGKIVNFILHEGRKPLQFFNSETKVMERYLKFYRATKEEEHLDELTKSINGFQINSKFISTLFKRISPLAKQKRDKKSNFSVIKVINESLDVFKSTLDDANIKVNILGDEKTEIFGWSEDLYIALTNLIENSIYWLEISKSDVKEINIEVNKSANSTIVDFKDTGPGLSDLEIESGAIFEPGYSKKIDGTGLGLAIAGEASDRLNGELSARKSNNGVYFQIEINK; from the coding sequence ATGAGTGATGACGTAACATATAAAATTAGACCAGCTGCCAGGTTGATACATACAATTGGTAGTGATTTAATCGGAGATTCTTATGCAGCATTAGTCGAGCTTGTGAAGAATTCTTATGATGCTGACGCTTCCAAAGTTGATATCGTATTTAAATATACTAAAATCGAAAATGAAAGAGCCTTGATTATATCAATTAAGGATGATGGTCACGGTATGGACTTCGATACAGTTATTAATAAATGGTTAGTTCCTGCTACCAACGATAAACTGAAAAGAAAAGTAAGCAAAAAAGGTAAAAGAACACTTCAAGGAAGAAAAGGAATTGGTCGTTTTGCTGCCTCTATTTTAGGTCAAGAAATGACGCTTTCTACTGTTGACGAAAATGGAGAAAAATCAGAAGCAGTAATTGATTGGAGAATATTTAAATCTGATGACTATTTAGAAAATATAGAACTTCTTGTTGAAAAAAAAGAAACCAGCGAACCTTCGGGAACTGAAATACTGATTATTGCAAAAGATGAAAAGTATACCGACATTATAATAAATGAAGATAATGCTGAAGAAACGATAGAAAAAATTGACTCTAAATCATCGTATTGGAATCGAGAGACTCTAAAGCAATTAGTCAATGAATTACGAAAACTGATTTCACCTTTTGAAGAATCCACTGAGGATAAATTTACAATAAATCTTGCATTTGAAAATTCGCCTTTTCCTGAGATAGATGAGAACTTTACCATTGATACATATCCAATTATAAAGTTTTATGATTATCGTATATCTGGAATTATTTCAAATGAAGGAGAAGCTATTTTAATTTTTGAAAACAATATTAATCCAGATGCAGTTCAAAAGGAAACAATTACAAAAAAGTTTGAATTAACGGAAAATAATAAGTATTGCGGTTTAATAAAAATAGACTTCAGGGTATTTGACCGAGAGCCTGATGCCATAGATAACTTAATTAATAAAGGTCTGATTGACCCAGTATCTAAAAAATATATGGGCAAAAATGAAGCTCGACGAGAATTGAACGATGTTTATGGTGTAAACGTATATAAAAATTCCTTTAGAATTAGACCTTACGGAAATGGAGGTATAGATTGGTTAGATTTGGATAAAAAGAGGATTCAAAATATGACTCAAAAACTTGGGAATAATCAAGTTGTTGGGTTTGTCACAATCCAGTCTGAGGAAAAATCCGGTCTTGAAGAAAAAAGCGCAAGAGATGGTTTAAAAGAAAACGAGCACTACTCTGGCTTAAAAGAGCTTGCTCAAAAAGCTCTTTTTGAATTAGAAATACGGAGATTAGCTTATAGAATAAAAAGCGAAAAGAGTAGAGGGAAATCTACCAAGGTTCAAGATACAATTAACTCATTGTTCAGTTTAGCAGAAGTTAAAAGCTCTATTGGCAAAAAGCTTTCGGAATTCAAAATTGATAAAAAAGCTATTGATGAAATAGACAAAATATTAACTGACGAAGAAGAGAAAAATGCAGAATTAAAAGAGGAAATTGAAAAGACAATTGCTATATATCAAGGGCAAGCAACTTTAGGCAAAATTGTCAATTTTATTCTTCACGAAGGTCGAAAACCACTACAGTTTTTTAATTCCGAAACTAAAGTAATGGAACGCTATTTAAAGTTTTATCGTGCCACTAAAGAAGAAGAACACTTAGATGAATTAACTAAAAGTATAAATGGGTTTCAAATTAATAGTAAATTTATTTCTACTCTTTTCAAAAGGATATCACCATTAGCTAAACAAAAAAGGGATAAAAAATCTAATTTCTCAGTAATTAAAGTTATAAATGAAAGTTTAGATGTTTTTAAATCAACTCTTGATGATGCAAATATTAAAGTTAATATTCTGGGAGACGAAAAAACAGAAATATTTGGATGGTCAGAAGACTTATATATTGCACTAACTAACCTAATTGAAAATAGTATTTACTGGTTAGAAATTTCTAAATCTGATGTAAAAGAAATAAATATTGAAGTTAATAAAAGTGCTAATTCTACGATTGTTGATTTTAAGGATACTGGACCTGGACTTTCTGATTTAGAAATTGAATCAGGTGCTATATTTGAACCTGGATATTCCAAAAAAATTGATGGTACAGGTCTTGGCTTAGCAATTGCTGGCGAAGCTTCTGATAGATTAAATGGAGAACTATCGGCTAGAAAAAGTAATAATGGAGTATACTTCCAAATAGAAATCAACAAATAA
- a CDS encoding DNA cytosine methyltransferase, protein MEKLNFIDLFSGAGGLSEGFIKAGFKPIAHVEIDKKACDTLETRLIYHKLNSENKTEKYYDYISEKITREEFIKTFSNSELSNSVINIPIGGKNNKIIFDKIDTLAKGKQIDLIIGGPPCQAYSLVGRSRDKDGMKNDPRNFLYKEYAKFLKKYEPKVFVFENVMGLITAEKGSYFKNMQAYFKRIGYELDYTVQKSEHFGVLQKRRRIILIGWQKGSGFKYPEFEKLDEKFTIRQILSDLKKLKPGDQKNVTKYAKPITTYLERFELRNGVDFVTQHIARPHNERDLNIYKIAINKWLKKSERLKYPDLPTELKTHKNEKSFVDRYKVVDINGLSHTMVAHIAKDGHHYIYPDNKQIRSISVREAARIQSFPDDFFFEGGRSAAFRQIGNAVPPLMAKEIAIKIKKQL, encoded by the coding sequence ATGGAAAAACTAAATTTCATAGATTTATTTTCAGGTGCAGGCGGCTTATCTGAAGGATTTATCAAAGCAGGTTTTAAACCTATTGCTCACGTAGAAATAGACAAAAAAGCCTGTGACACTTTAGAAACTAGACTGATATATCATAAATTAAATTCTGAGAATAAAACAGAAAAATATTACGATTATATTTCTGAAAAAATTACCAGAGAAGAGTTTATAAAGACTTTTTCTAATTCAGAACTTTCTAATTCTGTCATAAATATTCCAATCGGAGGTAAAAACAATAAAATCATTTTTGACAAAATAGACACACTTGCAAAAGGAAAACAAATTGATTTAATTATTGGTGGCCCACCTTGTCAAGCCTATTCCCTTGTTGGAAGATCAAGAGATAAAGATGGTATGAAAAATGACCCTCGAAATTTTCTTTATAAAGAATATGCAAAATTTCTTAAAAAATACGAACCAAAAGTATTTGTCTTTGAGAATGTAATGGGGTTAATAACCGCCGAAAAGGGGAGTTATTTCAAAAATATGCAAGCATATTTTAAACGTATTGGTTATGAATTGGATTATACAGTTCAAAAATCAGAGCATTTCGGTGTGCTACAAAAAAGAAGAAGGATTATTTTAATTGGTTGGCAAAAAGGTTCAGGTTTTAAATACCCAGAATTTGAGAAACTCGATGAGAAATTTACTATTCGTCAAATTTTATCAGATTTAAAAAAATTAAAACCAGGTGACCAAAAAAATGTGACAAAATATGCTAAACCTATAACAACATATCTCGAAAGATTTGAATTAAGAAATGGAGTAGATTTTGTTACACAGCATATAGCTAGACCTCATAATGAAAGAGATCTAAACATCTACAAAATTGCCATAAACAAATGGTTAAAAAAATCAGAGCGATTAAAATATCCTGATTTACCAACTGAACTCAAAACCCATAAAAATGAAAAATCATTTGTTGACAGATATAAAGTTGTTGACATCAACGGTCTTTCTCATACAATGGTTGCTCACATAGCAAAAGATGGTCATCATTATATTTATCCGGACAATAAACAAATAAGATCTATCTCTGTCAGAGAAGCTGCAAGAATTCAATCATTTCCAGACGACTTCTTTTTTGAAGGTGGCAGAAGTGCTGCTTTTAGACAAATTGGAAATGCTGTCCCACCTTTGATGGCAAAAGAAATAGCAATAAAAATCAAAAAACAGCTATAA
- a CDS encoding TonB-dependent receptor: protein MKRHIPIVLFLLLANLALAQKASITGTVNDNAQTPLLGVNVMLKNTTQGTQTNENGAFTISNIEAGDYILQLSYIGFKTREMPITITSDNISLGTITLYEGNEILNEVIVEGERRNKFSRKETAYVSKLPLKDIENTQVYNTVTTEILKSQVVTNFDDALKNATGVEQLWQSTGRGGDGAGYYSLRGFSVQPQLVNGLPGLTNGTINPANIERIEVLKGPSATLFGNAVSSYGGLINVVTKKPYVGTGGELSFTSGTYGLNQIVGDFNTALSKEDNLYFRLNTAYTTEQSFQDAGFRKSFFVAPSLSYRVNNRLSFSFYGEITQAEQTNPTFLFLNRSAPTEAANLDELGYNNKLSFTSNDLSLQNPTQNYRVEMDYKLSDTWQSQTLLSKSATSTEGYYSYLFDFGILGGNTYSRFISRQNANTQTTDIQQNFIGDFKLASLRNRVVIGVDYFNETGTDNSTGFAFYGNITPSGGANGDNPFTPDVEEDSYPLSTSAVDAALASQGVSNAKSKYHIYSVYASDVLDITDNFSAMVGLRLDHFDNEGDLANPDDDYDQTTLSPKFGLVYQPIKDKVSVFGNYQNGFTNVAPQLVGDPSQGAQTLQTFDPEQANQMEFGVKTNLFNNRLNATVSYYDITVKDRVITDPSSPFNKIQGGEVESKGLELEINANPVKGLNIRAGYSYNDSETTKSDNLEILNRRPLEAGAENLYNLWANYEFQEGSLDGFGIGAGLNGASERFAINYASTGEFILPAYTIANATVFYQAEKYRIGLKLNNAFNKEYYKGWTTINPQQERALLANFTYKF, encoded by the coding sequence ATGAAAAGACATATACCAATCGTACTCTTTTTATTGCTAGCAAACCTAGCGCTAGCCCAAAAAGCAAGTATTACAGGAACTGTAAATGACAATGCACAAACACCCCTTCTAGGTGTGAATGTGATGCTTAAAAACACAACACAGGGAACCCAAACTAATGAAAATGGTGCCTTTACCATCTCAAATATTGAAGCAGGTGACTATATACTCCAACTCTCGTATATAGGTTTTAAAACTAGAGAAATGCCTATCACTATCACAAGTGATAATATATCTCTAGGCACCATAACGCTGTATGAAGGTAACGAGATTTTAAACGAGGTGATTGTTGAGGGAGAGCGCCGCAATAAATTCTCAAGAAAAGAGACGGCCTACGTATCAAAACTACCGCTTAAGGATATCGAAAACACGCAGGTATACAATACCGTTACGACAGAGATTTTAAAGTCTCAAGTGGTTACAAACTTTGACGATGCCTTAAAAAATGCTACAGGCGTAGAGCAACTATGGCAGTCTACTGGTCGTGGTGGCGATGGAGCTGGGTATTACTCACTGCGTGGGTTTTCTGTACAACCACAACTCGTAAACGGACTCCCTGGATTAACAAACGGAACAATCAACCCGGCAAACATTGAGCGCATTGAGGTGCTTAAGGGACCCTCTGCAACGCTTTTTGGTAATGCTGTGAGCTCATACGGAGGTCTCATTAATGTGGTGACAAAAAAACCGTACGTGGGTACAGGTGGCGAACTTTCTTTTACCTCTGGAACCTATGGGCTTAACCAGATTGTAGGTGACTTTAATACCGCTTTGAGCAAAGAAGATAACCTATACTTTAGACTTAACACGGCTTATACGACAGAGCAGAGTTTTCAAGATGCTGGTTTTAGAAAATCATTTTTTGTAGCGCCATCACTATCGTATAGAGTAAACAACAGACTTTCATTTTCTTTTTATGGAGAGATTACTCAGGCAGAGCAAACTAACCCTACTTTCTTATTCTTAAACAGAAGCGCACCTACAGAGGCTGCAAACCTTGATGAGCTAGGGTATAACAACAAGTTATCATTTACAAGTAACGATTTGAGCTTACAAAACCCAACTCAAAACTATAGAGTAGAGATGGATTACAAACTGTCTGACACCTGGCAGTCACAAACCTTACTCTCAAAAAGTGCTACCTCTACAGAGGGATACTACTCATATCTATTTGATTTTGGAATATTAGGCGGAAACACCTATTCTCGCTTTATAAGTAGACAAAATGCAAACACGCAAACGACAGATATACAGCAAAATTTCATAGGAGACTTTAAACTTGCTTCTTTACGTAACAGAGTGGTGATAGGTGTAGATTACTTTAATGAGACGGGTACAGATAATAGTACAGGCTTTGCCTTTTATGGTAACATCACCCCTAGCGGTGGTGCAAATGGCGATAACCCATTTACCCCAGATGTAGAAGAAGATAGCTACCCTTTATCTACCTCTGCTGTAGATGCTGCGCTTGCATCACAAGGAGTGAGCAATGCAAAGTCTAAGTACCACATCTATAGCGTGTATGCATCAGATGTGCTTGATATCACAGATAACTTCTCTGCTATGGTAGGTTTACGTCTTGACCATTTTGATAATGAGGGTGATCTTGCAAATCCAGATGATGATTATGACCAGACTACGCTCTCACCTAAGTTTGGTCTTGTGTACCAACCTATAAAGGATAAGGTTTCTGTTTTTGGAAATTACCAGAACGGCTTTACAAACGTTGCCCCACAACTTGTAGGAGACCCAAGCCAGGGAGCACAAACCCTACAAACGTTTGACCCAGAGCAGGCAAACCAGATGGAGTTTGGGGTAAAGACTAATCTCTTTAACAATCGTCTTAATGCGACGGTAAGCTATTATGACATCACGGTAAAAGACCGCGTGATTACAGACCCATCTTCTCCTTTTAATAAAATACAAGGGGGTGAGGTAGAGAGCAAAGGACTCGAGCTAGAGATTAATGCAAACCCAGTAAAAGGATTAAACATACGTGCGGGTTATAGCTATAACGATAGTGAGACTACTAAGTCTGATAATCTTGAGATCTTAAACCGTAGACCACTAGAAGCCGGAGCAGAAAATCTGTACAACCTCTGGGCAAACTATGAGTTTCAAGAAGGAAGCCTAGACGGTTTTGGTATAGGCGCAGGTCTTAATGGCGCTAGTGAGCGATTTGCTATAAACTATGCCTCTACAGGTGAGTTTATACTACCTGCATATACTATTGCAAATGCAACTGTCTTTTACCAGGCAGAAAAGTATAGAATAGGCCTCAAGCTCAACAACGCTTTTAATAAAGAATATTACAAAGGGTGGACCACCATAAACCCACAACAAGAAAGAGCATTACTAGCAAACTTTACTTATAAATTTTAA
- a CDS encoding helix-turn-helix domain-containing protein, whose protein sequence is MRNKFNLKNMTLLGKYLTDKSINKAEVARKTGIRKSRLSNLSTKEDTNLKAEELYLISKAIDANPTEILEKVYGHLRLNN, encoded by the coding sequence TTGAGAAATAAATTTAATTTAAAAAATATGACCCTTCTTGGTAAATATCTTACTGACAAGTCAATAAATAAGGCTGAAGTTGCACGAAAAACGGGTATAAGAAAATCTCGCCTTAGTAATCTAAGTACGAAAGAAGATACAAATCTCAAAGCAGAAGAATTATATCTAATCTCTAAGGCAATTGATGCGAACCCAACTGAAATTCTTGAAAAAGTTTATGGACATTTAAGACTGAATAATTAA